DNA from Cherax quadricarinatus isolate ZL_2023a chromosome 84, ASM3850222v1, whole genome shotgun sequence:
aagaaacactacctgtttataaattcaagtctcttctcaaagttcacttactcactcaaaaccaaataaatactgaataactgaaccttataaattgtatatccaaaatgttactcacaattatatcacataaatgttaaacctaggacccaatctaactttgttatttttttaaatacactacctaacagaatactccattctactgaatgaacagcaatgcatgcaaccatatgacctgtctttgtaatactcatttgtgctttatagttatctgtttacaataatgtcttatcactgattacatcattgcttagttaatcttaagttaattttaagccagcccataatgctatgcatataagtggctttggcatgctgctcttacctgtattttttttttgtacctctgtatgtatgctaaaatttctaaataaataaataaataaaaaagatgcaagcacactggctggcttgtaaacactggcacgcacgggacagttcaggccacacatggacacttcACAGACAAATCCtgtgtggcgggttttttaacaagtggcgaggcaaaatttttgcattaaaatgtatcgtataccGGATTTAACGTGTACCGATGCCAtcgtatgccgggggtccactgtacataaaaATTAATCCTGTTTTCCACATATTTTAACTGATGATTCAGAGGATAGGAAAACATGGTTGCCTACTGATGCAAAAGCAGATTTAATCTTATCTGTCAAGACCTGTCAGCAAAAATAGCATCAAAGACACTATTTTTTCCCAAAATAACTTGAAAATTTACCCAGCATCTTGGAGGCCGATGGTTACATCGCTCATAGACCTTACCCTAAGCCTAGACAAGTGTTATGATGCTAGACAGTAATCTAGTTGCATACAACCCAATAATGAATCAAGTAGGCTACGGTACACAGTAGTTGTAAACATTTCCTGTTATGGTGTTTGGCTCTGGCAGCACAAATGTACTTATTAAATAGTAAAAATCAATAAACttaaaaatatgaaatatttttaaaatgCATGAAAAAACAATCACAAAGCAATATGCAATCCTACCCAGCCACTGACATGCCCACTTGTACGCATCGAGACAGCGAGTAGAAAAAGAACATGGCCAGAAGTTCTGCAGCCTTATTTTTAtacttattttcattttttttttttcaaaaatttagccAGTCAGAATTGGGGGGATGTCCTCGACACCGGAGAATCTTTCTGGCCATATcacactgaagcagggtgactcaaaaagaaaaacaaaaagtttctctttttaaatttagtaatatatacaggagaaggggttactagccccttgctcctagcaTTTCAGTTGCCTGTTATGACACgcgtggcttacagaggaagaattctgttccacatcCCCATGGAGACCAGAGAATCTTGCTTGCCGTAAaataccatacacaaataacccacacatagaagagaggagcttaagatgacgttttggtccgacttgcaccatttacagagtcacacttATATTATCTGGTCATTGCACAAAGAAGAGGTCTTCAATCAGGCAGGTGACAGACTGTAACCTTGAATTTATCATTAGACGAGCAGGAGCCAATCGTTAAGCGAGGAATTACTACATTAGtatagtggtccctcgcttttcgtagttctcggcaatcgtaaatttcgccaatcataggggtattttcatataaacatggactcacttttcataggttgactcgcgaatagtagttcgtccgggacgcatacGCAGTGTGAGCCGgcgcggcctccctacccagccagtctggcattgtttaccagtgagtgaaggtcccctcaagtgctcctatgaaatatttcataatattccactcattttagtgcttgcaagtactaaataagctaccatggctccaaagaaagctagtgccaagcctgtggtaaagaaggtgagaagtatgtacagtgacaaagtcttgggccattttagggaagtgttaaagagacgccagaaatagAGCTCTCTCCAAAGTTACTTTGCGAggcaggactagagtgactctaaaggtggtcctagtggcattaagaaacagagaagagaagcaaccccagagaagcaattggtacctgaggtgttgctggaaggggattccccttccaaactataaacaatccactctctctcctcctccagtctcccatacactaagaagaatctccaataaaggtaggtgttatgctgttaatgtttcattcatcatttcccattgtattgtttatgtactacatgtatatttcatgtaaaaaaaatttttgttttaatacttctgggtgtcaggaacggattaagtgtatttacattatttcttatggggaaaattgattcgcaaatcgtaaatttcgtttacagTAGCTCccccaggaatggattaattacaaaaaacgagggaccactgtatctaCAAAGCCTTACTATATACGTAGCTTGGGGCACAAGAAAATCAAAATATGTCTTCAAAacttaaaaatatttttatctGGAATGCTGGCATCTTTGGCAGCGTTCACCATATCTTTATTGAATGACTTTGTTCCACAAATAAGCACTAAAGTTGAATCAACAGAGCCTTTTGATAGATCCTGAAGAATATCATCCTTCAACAGTCTCCTGGCTACTACCTCCTCATTGTATCTCTTTTTGCTCACATCAGTCTCTTCACTTAAATAGTGACACATTGTAAAATTCCAATATCGGCAGTAACTGCACAATTCCTCCCTTAACAAAATATTGGAAAAAGTCTTGGAAGCATAATTTAGCTTAATAAAAGTCTCCTCCTCTTCATTTTCAACGACAGTTTTTATTATCTGATACACCGGAGCAATGCCAGTGCCAGCTGCCAGAATAAGGATTCTTCTGTAACTATTTTCCTTGTAAGAAAAATGgccaaatggccctctccatggaatcATGTCATTAACATTCCAATTTTTAATAATTTGAGTAATTTTGCCCTTAGGGTAAATTTTTATGAGAACTTCGAAGGATCCTACTCGGTTTATATCAGAGACAGGTGTATACTGCCTAGTAACTGAACGGCCATTTCTCACTTGCTTCACAATTAAATGTTGACCTAAATTCAAGCCCAAACATTGGTTATCTTCTAGTTTGAAAGTGTAGAGATAAGTGTTATTACTCACTTTATTCACTGCAATAATCTCAAACTCGTTCCATTTGTCTGGCTCAACAGCACCCGGGAAATGTCGTATCCCTTCACTGGATCCATTACGAATAAGCTCACACTGCTTCTTCCATGCTTTCAAATCATGCTCATATATATCGTGAACACAAGGACAGCAGCCAGTGCCGCAGCAGTCACTGGGTTTAGGTGCCTGAGGTTTTGGTGGCAATATATCTTCGATATCAGGAATTTCTTTGCTTGTCATAGTACACAAATTTTTAAACTCGATATGCAAAATTATCCATCCATGCTGGACGTTAATTATCAGCTTTGAATACACACTCAGAGCCAAATCAAAATCTTTCAAAATTTTT
Protein-coding regions in this window:
- the LOC128704346 gene encoding NADH-cytochrome b5 reductase-like — encoded protein: MTSKEIPDIEDILPPKPQAPKPSDCCGTGCCPCVHDIYEHDLKAWKKQCELIRNGSSEGIRHFPGAVEPDKWNEFEIIAVNKVSNNTYLYTFKLEDNQCLGLNLGQHLIVKQVRNGRSVTRQYTPVSDINRVGSFEVLIKIYPKGKITQIIKNWNVNDMIPWRGPFGHFSYKENSYRRILILAAGTGIAPVYQIIKTVVENEEEETFIKLNYASKTFSNILLREELCSYCRYWNFTMCHYLSEETDVSKKRYNEEVVARRLLKDDILQDLSKGSVDSTLVLICGTKSFNKDMVNAAKDASIPDKNIFKF